In one Vulgatibacter incomptus genomic region, the following are encoded:
- a CDS encoding roadblock/LC7 domain-containing protein, which produces MIQQMVMHDDEFHRITGICDSLTREANAKVVFLVDKNGQLIASSGATANIDTTSLASLTAGNIAATGGLAKLLGEKEFSILFHEGERDNLHISLVAQRVILVVIFDARSSLGLVRLRVKKASEQLSQIFADLQRKGSAPGGGSPFAEITDEDIDNLFSE; this is translated from the coding sequence ATGATCCAGCAGATGGTGATGCACGACGACGAATTCCATCGGATCACCGGGATTTGCGACAGCTTGACGCGCGAAGCCAACGCCAAGGTGGTCTTCCTCGTCGATAAGAACGGCCAGCTCATCGCAAGCAGCGGCGCGACCGCCAACATCGACACCACGTCCCTGGCGTCGCTGACCGCCGGGAACATCGCGGCCACCGGCGGCCTCGCCAAGCTCCTGGGGGAGAAGGAGTTCTCGATCCTCTTCCACGAGGGTGAACGGGACAACCTCCACATCTCGCTCGTCGCCCAACGCGTGATCCTCGTCGTAATCTTCGACGCTCGCTCCTCCCTCGGGCTGGTGAGGCTCCGGGTGAAGAAGGCGAGCGAGCAGCTCAGCCAGATCTTCGCCGACCTCCAGCGGAAGGGGAGCGCCCCCGGCGGCGGCAGCCCGTTCGCCGAGATCACCGACGAGGACATCGACAACCTCTTCAGCGAGTAG
- a CDS encoding deoxynucleoside kinase, whose translation MDRSLYIVVEGPVGVGKTTLAKLLADRLGGVLVAEPVEENPFLAPFYSDREKHAFQAQLFFLLSRFQQQQELHQPDLFRQVTVSDYLFAKDRIFAALNLGAPEMALYDRVYSMLRPRVAKPDLVVYLQARLDVLQARIRRRGRDFERNFDPDYLARISSTYNDFFFHYDETPLLVINTTDIDLASNEADQDAIVAAVRRHRKGVQHYIPRGAV comes from the coding sequence ATGGATCGCTCGCTCTACATCGTCGTGGAGGGGCCGGTGGGCGTGGGCAAGACCACGCTGGCCAAGCTCCTCGCGGACCGCCTCGGCGGCGTGCTCGTGGCGGAGCCGGTCGAGGAGAATCCGTTCCTGGCGCCGTTCTACTCGGATCGGGAGAAGCACGCGTTCCAGGCGCAGCTCTTCTTCCTGCTCTCGCGCTTCCAGCAGCAGCAGGAGCTCCACCAGCCGGACCTCTTCCGGCAGGTGACGGTGAGCGACTACCTCTTCGCCAAGGATCGCATCTTCGCGGCGCTCAACCTCGGCGCGCCGGAGATGGCGCTCTACGACCGGGTCTACTCGATGCTCCGCCCGCGGGTGGCGAAGCCCGACCTCGTGGTCTATCTCCAGGCCAGGCTCGACGTGCTCCAGGCGAGGATCCGCAGGCGGGGCCGCGACTTCGAGCGGAACTTCGATCCCGACTACCTCGCCCGGATCAGCTCGACCTACAACGACTTCTTCTTCCACTACGACGAGACGCCGCTGCTCGTGATCAACACGACCGACATCGACCTCGCGTCGAACGAGGCCGACCAGGACGCGATCGTCGCCGCGGTTCGCCGCCACCGGAAGGGCGTGCAACACTACATTCCGCGGGGGGCGGTCTGA
- a CDS encoding GTP-binding protein → MPFINLPLREITCKIVYYGPGLCGKTTNLQYVYAKTNPEARGNMISLATETDRTLFFDFLPLGLGEIRGFKTRFHLYSVPGQVFYDASRKLILRGVDGVVFVADSLTDRMEANLESVENLRINLAEQGYDLDKIPYVIQYNKRDLPNILPVEELSRQLNPTRVPEFNAVALTGVGVFDTLKAVAKQVLTKVKSGT, encoded by the coding sequence GTGCCCTTCATCAACCTGCCGCTGCGCGAGATCACCTGCAAGATCGTCTATTACGGACCGGGCTTGTGTGGGAAGACCACCAATCTCCAGTACGTGTATGCGAAGACGAACCCAGAGGCGCGGGGCAACATGATCTCGCTCGCCACGGAGACGGATCGCACGCTCTTCTTCGACTTCCTGCCTTTGGGGCTCGGCGAAATCCGGGGTTTCAAGACCCGTTTCCACCTCTACTCCGTGCCGGGTCAGGTCTTCTATGACGCGTCCCGGAAGCTGATCCTGCGCGGAGTCGACGGCGTCGTCTTCGTCGCCGATTCGCTCACGGATCGCATGGAGGCCAACCTCGAGTCCGTGGAGAACCTCCGGATCAACCTCGCCGAGCAGGGCTACGACCTCGACAAGATCCCGTACGTGATCCAGTACAACAAGCGGGATCTCCCCAACATCCTCCCGGTCGAGGAGCTCTCCCGCCAGCTCAACCCGACCCGCGTGCCCGAGTTCAACGCCGTCGCCCTCACCGGCGTCGGGGTCTTCGACACCCTGAAGGCCGTGGCGAAGCAGGTCCTGACCAAGGTCAAGAGCGGCACCTGA